From the genome of Phyllostomus discolor isolate MPI-MPIP mPhyDis1 chromosome 12, mPhyDis1.pri.v3, whole genome shotgun sequence, one region includes:
- the LOC114510835 gene encoding patr class I histocompatibility antigen, A-126 alpha chain-like isoform X2, which yields MGHRSLLLLLSGALALTETRAGPHSLRIFSTCVSRPGRGTRYIVVGYAEDTEIARFDSDAPKPRLEPRVPWLEHPWVEQEHPHFWDDYTRDIKNYENMYGGNVNNLRAYYNQSEDVSHTFQEMRGCVLGSDGRLLRGFSQFAYDGSDYLALNEDLRSWTATDMVAQITWRKVVQVADLDYWRRELEVTCVRWLLLLLEKEKEKVLRADPPKTHLTHHPISDHEVTLRCWALGFYPADITLIWQRDGEDLTQDMELVDTRPAGDGTFQKWAALVVPSGEEQRYTCHVQHQGLPEPLTLRWEPPPQTTIVIVGIAAALGLLGAVVTGAVLWRRKCSGKDRESYTQAAYSNSAQGSDVSLTASEA from the exons ATGGGGCACAGGtcgctgctcctgctgctctccGGGGCCCTGGCCCTGACCGAGACCCGGGCGG GCCCTCACAGCCTGAGAATATTCAGTACCTGCGTTTCCAGACCGGGCCGCGGAACCCGGTACATCGTCGTCGGCTACGCGGAGGACACGGAGATCGCTCGGTTCGACAGCGACGCCCCGAAGCCGAGGTTGGAGCCGCGGGTGCCGTGGCTGGAGCATCCGTGGGTGGAGCAGGAGCATCCACATTTTTGGGACGACTACACGCGGGACATCAAAAACTACGAAAACATGTATGGAGGGAACGTGAACAACCTGCGCGCCTACTACAACCAGAGTGAGGACG TGTCTCACACCTTCCAGGAAATGAGGGGCTGTGTCCTGGGGTCAGATGGTCGCTTGCTCCGTGGGTTCAGTCAGTTCGCCTATGATGGCAGCGACTACCTCGCCCTGAACGAGGACCTGCGCTCCTGGACTGCAACCGACATGGTCGCCCAGATCACCTGGCGCAAGGTTGTGCAAGTCGCTGATCTGGACTACTGGAGGAGGGAACTGGAGGTCACCTGTGTGCGctggctcctcctgctcctggagaaggagaaggagaaggtgcTCCGAGCAG ACCCTCCAAAGACACACCTGACCCACCACCCCATCTCTGACCATGAGgtcaccctgaggtgctgggccctgggcttctaccCTGCTGACATCACCCTGATCTGGCAGCGTGATGGAgaggacctgacccaggacatGGAGCTGGTGGACACCAGGCCTGCAGGGGATGGGACCTTCCAGAAGTGGGCTGCTCTGGTTGTGCCctctggagaggagcagagatatACGTGCCATGTGCAGCACCAGGGACTGCCCgagcccctgaccctgagatggg AACCCCCTCCTCAGACCACCATCGTCATCGTGGGCATCgctgctgccctgggtctccttggagctgtggtcactggagctgtgctgtggaggaggaagtgctCAG GCAAAGACAGGGAGAGCTACACTCAGGCTGCCT ACAGCaacagtgcccagggctctgatgtgtctctcacagctTCTGAAG CGTGA
- the LOC114510835 gene encoding patr class I histocompatibility antigen, A-126 alpha chain-like isoform X1 yields MGHRSLLLLLSGALALTETRAGPHSLRIFSTCVSRPGRGTRYIVVGYAEDTEIARFDSDAPKPRLEPRVPWLEHPWVEQEHPHFWDDYTRDIKNYENMYGGNVNNLRAYYNQSEDVSHTFQEMRGCVLGSDGRLLRGFSQFAYDGSDYLALNEDLRSWTATDMVAQITWRKVVQVADLDYWRRELEVTCVRWLLLLLEKEKEKVLRADPPKTHLTHHPISDHEVTLRCWALGFYPADITLIWQRDGEDLTQDMELVDTRPAGDGTFQKWAALVVPSGEEQRYTCHVQHQGLPEPLTLRWEPPPQTTIVIVGIAAALGLLGAVVTGAVLWRRKCSGKDRESYTQAAYSNSAQGSDVSLTASEGETLRAGSRGHFD; encoded by the exons ATGGGGCACAGGtcgctgctcctgctgctctccGGGGCCCTGGCCCTGACCGAGACCCGGGCGG GCCCTCACAGCCTGAGAATATTCAGTACCTGCGTTTCCAGACCGGGCCGCGGAACCCGGTACATCGTCGTCGGCTACGCGGAGGACACGGAGATCGCTCGGTTCGACAGCGACGCCCCGAAGCCGAGGTTGGAGCCGCGGGTGCCGTGGCTGGAGCATCCGTGGGTGGAGCAGGAGCATCCACATTTTTGGGACGACTACACGCGGGACATCAAAAACTACGAAAACATGTATGGAGGGAACGTGAACAACCTGCGCGCCTACTACAACCAGAGTGAGGACG TGTCTCACACCTTCCAGGAAATGAGGGGCTGTGTCCTGGGGTCAGATGGTCGCTTGCTCCGTGGGTTCAGTCAGTTCGCCTATGATGGCAGCGACTACCTCGCCCTGAACGAGGACCTGCGCTCCTGGACTGCAACCGACATGGTCGCCCAGATCACCTGGCGCAAGGTTGTGCAAGTCGCTGATCTGGACTACTGGAGGAGGGAACTGGAGGTCACCTGTGTGCGctggctcctcctgctcctggagaaggagaaggagaaggtgcTCCGAGCAG ACCCTCCAAAGACACACCTGACCCACCACCCCATCTCTGACCATGAGgtcaccctgaggtgctgggccctgggcttctaccCTGCTGACATCACCCTGATCTGGCAGCGTGATGGAgaggacctgacccaggacatGGAGCTGGTGGACACCAGGCCTGCAGGGGATGGGACCTTCCAGAAGTGGGCTGCTCTGGTTGTGCCctctggagaggagcagagatatACGTGCCATGTGCAGCACCAGGGACTGCCCgagcccctgaccctgagatggg AACCCCCTCCTCAGACCACCATCGTCATCGTGGGCATCgctgctgccctgggtctccttggagctgtggtcactggagctgtgctgtggaggaggaagtgctCAG GCAAAGACAGGGAGAGCTACACTCAGGCTGCCT ACAGCaacagtgcccagggctctgatgtgtctctcacagctTCTGAAGGTGAGACCCTGAGGGCAGGAAGTAGGGGACATTTTGACTGA
- the LOC114510844 gene encoding patr class I histocompatibility antigen, A-2 alpha chain-like, producing the protein MGPRALLLLLSEALALTETWAGVHDVRIFSTSVYGPGREKNRYIVVGYVDDTEILRFDSDAARPRLEPRVPWMEQPWVEQEHPHFWDEKTRVCKYNQQTFGANLNNLRHYYNRSEDGSHTYQELSGCVLESDSGFLRGFSQFAYDGTDYLTLNEDLRSWTAADAAARITWRKLVQVPDVERRRLAIGDSCERWLRLFLENGKETLLRADPPKTHVTHHPISDHEVTLRCWALGFYPADITLTWQRDGEDLTQDMELVETRPAGDGTFQKWAAVAVPPGEEERYTCHVQHQGLPEPLTLRSEPPPQTTITIIGIIAALGLLGAVVTAAVLWRRKCSDRDRKSCTQVACSNSAEGSDVSLTANNGETLRAGSGGHWDQGTQLGLGTLSVTQSEHMVGCERM; encoded by the exons ATGGGCCCCAGagccctgctcctgctgctctcgGAGGCCCTGGCTCTCACCGAGACCTGGGCGG GCGTCCACGATGTGAGGATTTTTAGCACGTCCGTGTACGGCCCGGGCCGCGAGAAGAACCGGTACATCGTCGTGGGTTACGTGGACGACACGGAGATCTTGCGGTTCGACAGCGACGCCGCGAGGCCTAGGCTGGAGCCGCGGGTGCCCTGGATGGAGCAGCCCTGGGTGGAGCAGGAGCACCCACATTTTTGGGACGAGAAGACGCGGGTCTGCAAGTATAACCAACAGACTTTCGGAGCGAACCTGAACAACCTGCGCCACTACTACAACCGTAGCGAGGACG GGTCTCACACCTACCAGGAATTGAGTGGCTGCGTCTTGGAGTCCGACTCGGGGTTCTTGCGCGGGTTCAGTCAGTTCGCCTACGACGGCACCGACTACCTCACGCTCAACGAGGACCTGCGCTCCTGGACCGCCGCGGACGCAGCTGCTCGGATCACCTGGCGCAAATTGGTGCAAGTTCCTGACGTGGAGCGACGGAGGCTCGCCATTGGAGATTCGTGCGAGCGCTGGCTCCGCCTGTTCCTGGAGAACGGGAAGGAGACGCTGCTCCGAGCAG accctccaaagacacacgtgacccaccaccccatctctgaccatgaggtcaccctgaggtgctgggccctgggcttctaccctgctgacatcaccctgacctggcagcgtgatggggaggacctgacccaggacatggagcttgtggagaccaggcctgcaggggatggaaccttccagaagtgggcagctgtggctgtgccccctggagaggaggagagataCACATGCCAtgtgcagcaccaggggctgcctgagcccctgaccctgagatCGG AACCCCCTCCTcagaccaccatcaccatcatagGCATCATtgctgccctgggtctccttggagctgtggtcactgcagctgtgctgtggaggaggaagtgctCAG ACAGAGACAGGAAGAGCTGCACTCAGGTTGCCT GCAGCAACAGTGCCGAGGgctctgatgtgtctctcacagctAATAATGGTGAGACCCTGAGGGCAGGAAGTGGCGGGCATTGGGACCAAGGAACACAACTGGGCTTGGGGACTCTCAGTGTGACACAATCTGAGCATATGGTGGGATGTGAGAGAATGTGA